One genomic segment of Paraburkholderia caffeinilytica includes these proteins:
- the virB5 gene encoding P-type DNA transfer protein VirB5, with the protein MKARLKVAAAALFWVAVSPVSYAQGIPVFDAQNVAQAIATVMQLEQEVQQEIQIYQSTVGTRGFGALLSNPVVANSLPSNWQGVYTAVQNGGYAGLTGSAQALRSASEIYNCEDQAGIDRQVCQRALNKPFQDKAFGQQAYQTEMQELTQIQSLMQQIDVTQDPKGIAELQARIQTETTAVGDEMTKLQLFRTLADTEDRLVAEQQSELVLSRAGNTVRLQDQMVPASFGN; encoded by the coding sequence ATGAAAGCACGATTGAAAGTAGCCGCCGCTGCGCTCTTCTGGGTGGCAGTTTCTCCTGTGAGCTATGCCCAGGGTATTCCGGTGTTCGACGCGCAGAACGTGGCGCAGGCCATTGCGACGGTGATGCAGCTTGAGCAGGAGGTCCAGCAGGAGATCCAGATCTACCAGTCGACGGTCGGCACGCGGGGCTTTGGTGCGCTGCTAAGCAATCCGGTGGTGGCGAATTCGCTGCCGTCGAACTGGCAGGGCGTCTATACGGCAGTCCAGAACGGCGGCTATGCGGGTCTCACTGGAAGCGCGCAGGCGCTGCGTTCGGCCAGCGAGATCTATAACTGCGAGGACCAGGCCGGCATCGACCGGCAGGTGTGCCAGCGCGCGCTGAACAAGCCGTTCCAGGACAAGGCGTTCGGCCAGCAGGCCTACCAGACCGAAATGCAGGAACTGACCCAGATCCAGAGCCTGATGCAGCAGATCGACGTCACGCAGGATCCGAAAGGTATTGCGGAACTGCAGGCGCGCATCCAGACCGAGACCACGGCGGTCGGCGACGAGATGACCAAGCTGCAGCTCTTCCGGACGCTGGCCGATACGGAAGACCGGCTCGTTGCGGAGCAGCAGAGCGAACTGGTATTGAGCCGCGCGGGCAATACCGTCCGGCTGCAGGACCAGATGGTACCGGCTTCGTTCGGCAACTGA
- a CDS encoding TrbG/VirB9 family P-type conjugative transfer protein → MRTLTSSVLCLVFVLIASPVARAWTVPGWSDDSRVRQIVYASDAVVRIEAQRGFATHIALDPRERIEVVAPGDRDGWQVVANKGDHDVYLKPQLAAHNSNLEIRTDKRSYSLDLVVLPLKAKFGNDEEMYRVTFVYPDEVNAQTHAEADAALVTQRLAQTSVVRNTRYSMQVMPHSDDIAPTAAWDDGRFTGIRIPANRRIPAIFRVADDGTESVVDKHMENDTIVVHEVAKRFVLRLGEEVVGIWNDAYDMDGVPPRDGTTVNGVKRVLRSQDHE, encoded by the coding sequence ATGAGAACGCTCACTTCTTCGGTGCTCTGCCTTGTGTTTGTATTGATAGCAAGTCCGGTCGCCCGTGCCTGGACCGTGCCGGGCTGGTCCGATGACTCGCGGGTGCGGCAGATCGTGTATGCGTCCGACGCTGTCGTGCGCATCGAGGCGCAGCGTGGCTTCGCGACCCACATTGCGCTTGATCCGCGTGAGCGGATCGAGGTGGTGGCACCCGGTGACCGCGATGGCTGGCAGGTGGTAGCCAACAAGGGCGATCACGATGTGTATCTCAAACCGCAACTTGCCGCGCACAACTCGAACCTCGAGATCCGTACGGATAAACGCAGCTACAGCTTAGACCTGGTGGTGCTGCCCCTGAAGGCGAAATTCGGCAACGACGAAGAGATGTATCGGGTGACGTTCGTCTACCCGGATGAGGTCAATGCCCAAACCCATGCTGAAGCCGATGCGGCGCTGGTGACGCAACGCCTTGCCCAGACGTCCGTGGTGCGTAACACCCGGTACTCGATGCAGGTCATGCCGCATTCGGACGACATCGCACCGACCGCAGCGTGGGACGACGGGCGCTTCACCGGGATCCGCATTCCAGCCAACCGGCGCATCCCGGCGATTTTCCGGGTAGCGGATGACGGCACGGAAAGCGTGGTCGACAAACACATGGAGAACGACACGATTGTCGTTCACGAGGTGGCGAAGCGCTTCGTCTTGCGGCTCGGCGAAGAGGTTGTCGGCATCTGGAACGACGCATACGACATGGACGGCGTGCCGCCCCGTGACGGCACGACGGTCAACGGTGTGAAGCGTGTTTTGCGGAGTCAGGATCATGAGTGA
- a CDS encoding PriCT-2 domain-containing protein → MSMPQVDETSRVRAALAVIPAEDYGTWVDMAFALKHGLGDAGFDIWNEWSRTAGNYDERAARTTWRSVKESGGKTLASLFWLARQHGFDLRRGHYPDQMATALVPGPDVLERRAREAARQQARHAAAAREAEEIWQWARPVGPEHPYLVRKALDPVQTLRELEAPELRALLGYAPASEERPLSGRVLIVPVWIDRAVSTLELIDEVGNKSSLAWGVKKGGYWIVGPAPGAGGHATPILIGEGMATMLSAYSATGWVALAALSSGNLPLVAESVRERFPDADIVVLGELGLGETKARQAADVSRGRMVLPVFAADARIDDKTPTDFNDMAVLTGFDSVSDRLREIVGRDVMPVVERVGLPAGLATGTELVEPMEDMMGNVKEKLVNAGDDTPRRRTSKRDASKPTTPSEVPEPTASVEAQPTREQSAAVPAGGTPAAEPRRFAPTRPPVGELLFAVADVPDEVRALAEHRFGSPLRMGTPRENGGPYRGEVFNTEHYLIQEVATRSVVFHPKTQMEFVSERLRWMDENARLNGSELQVGYEGDRPKVYPWDRARDLLDRTVGSLKKSARELNFSPNLEGMLDQLQARSWARIREARTAALDQSKERSASQDPPGPDR, encoded by the coding sequence ATGAGTATGCCCCAAGTGGATGAGACCTCGCGCGTACGGGCCGCCCTTGCCGTGATTCCGGCAGAGGACTACGGCACGTGGGTCGATATGGCGTTTGCACTGAAGCACGGTCTGGGCGACGCTGGCTTCGATATCTGGAACGAGTGGAGTCGCACGGCCGGCAACTACGACGAGCGGGCGGCCCGCACGACCTGGCGCTCGGTGAAGGAATCAGGCGGCAAGACGCTCGCATCGCTCTTCTGGCTCGCGCGACAGCATGGCTTTGACCTGAGACGTGGGCACTACCCGGACCAGATGGCAACGGCGCTCGTACCGGGTCCCGATGTGCTTGAACGTCGCGCGCGGGAAGCGGCACGCCAGCAGGCACGGCATGCCGCTGCGGCCCGTGAGGCAGAGGAAATCTGGCAATGGGCACGACCTGTTGGTCCGGAACATCCTTATCTCGTGCGCAAGGCTCTCGATCCCGTACAGACACTGCGCGAACTGGAAGCGCCAGAACTGCGTGCGTTGCTAGGTTACGCACCAGCGAGCGAAGAGCGACCGCTTTCCGGGCGCGTGCTGATTGTGCCGGTCTGGATCGATCGTGCCGTCTCAACGCTGGAGTTGATCGACGAAGTGGGCAACAAGTCGTCGCTGGCCTGGGGCGTCAAGAAAGGGGGGTACTGGATCGTCGGACCTGCGCCCGGTGCAGGCGGGCATGCAACGCCGATCCTGATCGGTGAGGGCATGGCCACGATGCTCTCGGCGTACAGCGCAACGGGCTGGGTGGCACTGGCTGCACTGTCGAGCGGCAATCTGCCGTTGGTCGCGGAATCTGTTCGTGAGCGGTTCCCGGACGCGGACATCGTTGTGCTGGGCGAACTGGGGCTGGGCGAGACCAAGGCCCGACAGGCTGCAGACGTATCCCGCGGGCGCATGGTCTTGCCCGTATTCGCCGCCGACGCGCGCATCGACGACAAGACTCCAACCGATTTCAACGACATGGCGGTGCTGACCGGGTTCGATAGTGTAAGCGACCGTCTGCGCGAAATCGTGGGTCGCGATGTCATGCCGGTCGTTGAGCGTGTCGGGCTGCCGGCGGGGTTGGCAACCGGCACGGAGTTGGTCGAACCGATGGAGGACATGATGGGCAACGTGAAGGAAAAACTTGTCAATGCCGGGGACGACACACCGCGTCGCCGCACGTCGAAGCGCGACGCATCGAAGCCGACCACTCCGTCGGAAGTACCTGAGCCGACGGCGTCGGTGGAGGCACAACCGACGCGTGAGCAGTCTGCGGCTGTCCCTGCGGGTGGTACGCCGGCCGCTGAGCCGAGGCGCTTCGCACCAACGCGTCCGCCAGTTGGCGAACTATTGTTCGCTGTAGCGGACGTGCCTGACGAGGTCAGGGCACTGGCCGAACATCGGTTCGGTTCACCGCTCCGCATGGGCACACCACGGGAAAACGGTGGACCGTATCGTGGCGAAGTGTTCAACACCGAGCACTACCTGATCCAGGAGGTGGCGACGCGCAGCGTTGTTTTCCATCCGAAGACGCAGATGGAATTCGTCTCGGAGCGGCTGCGATGGATGGACGAGAACGCCCGGCTCAATGGATCGGAACTTCAGGTCGGCTACGAGGGTGATCGGCCCAAGGTTTACCCGTGGGATCGCGCGCGTGACCTACTCGACCGCACGGTCGGTTCGCTCAAGAAGTCTGCCCGGGAACTGAATTTCAGTCCGAATCTCGAGGGGATGCTCGATCAGTTACAGGCACGCTCGTGGGCCCGGATACGCGAAGCGCGTACAGCGGCGCTCGATCAGTCGAAGGAGCGGTCGGCATCGCAGGATCCGCCTGGGCCGGATCGCTAG
- a CDS encoding LPD7 domain-containing protein yields the protein MSETPSPAEPVINLIEQDIPGRPPSIKPPKIDGDTSRLDEAALDAVSARRRSEFDAARARLRDQATRDDAGAVRQSVSRPVGDASTEREGADAVRVPLDQVPERVRKRYLRAGNQYFLKDAPYQLAFEDIGPYLVTEHNRPDVVESMVDMVAAKSWRRIRVSGHEAFRGEVWLQGSLLGIEVSGYEPKAADLARLANARQGRLNNRIEADASLHAAGPPIDVAERSRATSAPAPAAGPPNLADGAASAALRRDAQRGGPLDAKRQPAAGDEPDTQRRYTGELREHGGAPYQNNPARSESYYVVFRDATGADQVVWGVDLERAVRESGAQPGQQVALENLGRRLVTVKIPVLDEHGVVIGEDERDVHRNTWQVDVTRRERTATQSVSEPKRVAGANATPAGTNARESGQESRRPGVSDEDKVLHLAVLVGAMREQGFSARSIERVQRRAEALLDAFSREGIPVPRPKVFDPKAPSERDRRTRTAVGHTPARDIELELVHTPVEPSPAR from the coding sequence ATGTCTGAAACCCCGTCGCCTGCCGAGCCGGTCATCAATCTGATCGAGCAGGATATTCCCGGGCGTCCGCCATCAATTAAACCCCCGAAAATTGATGGCGATACCAGTCGCCTCGACGAGGCCGCTCTGGATGCCGTGTCGGCCCGGCGCCGAAGTGAGTTTGACGCGGCGCGTGCGCGTCTGCGTGATCAGGCCACACGGGACGATGCCGGTGCGGTCCGTCAGTCTGTCTCCCGCCCAGTCGGCGACGCTTCAACGGAGAGGGAAGGCGCCGATGCCGTTCGCGTGCCGCTTGATCAGGTGCCGGAGCGCGTACGCAAACGCTACCTGCGGGCCGGGAACCAGTACTTCCTGAAAGATGCGCCATATCAGCTCGCGTTCGAGGACATCGGACCGTACCTCGTCACTGAACATAACCGGCCGGACGTGGTGGAGTCGATGGTCGACATGGTGGCGGCGAAATCGTGGCGCCGTATTCGCGTGTCCGGTCACGAGGCGTTCCGCGGCGAGGTGTGGCTGCAGGGATCGTTGTTGGGCATCGAGGTCAGCGGGTATGAGCCAAAGGCCGCCGATCTGGCGCGTCTGGCCAATGCGCGACAGGGCCGTCTGAACAATCGGATCGAAGCAGATGCGTCGTTGCATGCAGCCGGTCCGCCGATAGACGTAGCAGAGCGCAGTCGTGCAACGTCTGCCCCCGCGCCAGCCGCCGGGCCGCCGAATCTGGCGGATGGCGCCGCATCTGCAGCCCTGCGACGTGATGCTCAGCGGGGTGGGCCGCTTGACGCGAAGCGACAGCCGGCAGCAGGCGACGAGCCCGACACCCAGAGGCGATATACCGGCGAGCTGCGCGAGCACGGCGGTGCGCCGTACCAGAATAATCCTGCGCGCAGCGAGTCGTACTACGTCGTGTTCCGCGATGCGACAGGTGCGGATCAAGTGGTTTGGGGCGTGGATCTCGAGCGTGCAGTGCGGGAATCCGGCGCGCAGCCCGGGCAGCAGGTCGCACTTGAAAACCTGGGGCGACGGCTCGTCACCGTCAAGATACCGGTCCTGGACGAGCACGGCGTGGTGATCGGTGAAGATGAGCGCGATGTGCACCGGAACACCTGGCAGGTAGATGTGACGCGACGAGAGCGTACGGCAACGCAATCTGTATCAGAACCAAAACGCGTAGCGGGAGCAAACGCGACACCTGCGGGCACGAATGCACGCGAAAGCGGCCAGGAGTCGCGACGCCCGGGCGTCTCCGATGAGGACAAGGTGTTGCACCTGGCCGTGCTCGTCGGCGCGATGCGGGAGCAGGGATTCAGCGCGCGCTCGATCGAGCGTGTGCAACGGCGTGCGGAAGCGTTGCTCGATGCGTTTAGTCGCGAGGGCATTCCCGTGCCGCGGCCGAAGGTCTTCGATCCGAAAGCGCCGTCGGAACGGGATCGCCGGACACGCACAGCGGTTGGACATACGCCTGCGCGGGATATCGAGCTAGAGCTGGTGCACACGCCAGTTGAACCTTCGCCTGCGCGCTAG
- a CDS encoding type IV secretory system conjugative DNA transfer family protein codes for MNARTLIDAPPIVVGIWRGRYLRFAGQQFVLLAAPARSGKGVSIVIPNLLSYTDSVVVLDIKRENFAITAGFRRAHGQEVYLFDPFAEDGRTHRFNPLSAISDGLFRVGDILAIGYALYPPGGHDDFWKDQARNLFLGIVLLLSEWRDARRTGRGESIPDYPVTMGEVLRQSSGHGMPVKAYLQRALVQHRALLSGACVDALNRFLSNDDKVLASILATFHAALTIWANPIVDAATSANDFDLRDVRRRRMSVYIGVTPDHLSEAALLVNLVFSQLVNLNTKQLPESDPTLRFQCLLLLDEMTAIGKIHIIARAVAYMAGYNLRLLSVVQSIAQLESVYGRADARTFLTNHAMQILYAPREQKDANDYSEMLGTFTDQSRSISRPSAMFGGGGGSSESVSEQRRPLLLPQELKELGRDKEIIVLENTKPILADRICYWRDPVFASRVSSAPPVPAMDLARFTAQIERRVREVRSDEIDPDGAGFLHLSAEYLEVLQAWDPRDLPPRLADLSEDEVASYVERHFMLLGVPAKRIGQATRRLSVADLDVAELAPPKSARAGRDQARRPGTNTASIEGARR; via the coding sequence ATGAATGCGCGGACACTGATCGATGCGCCGCCCATCGTCGTCGGGATCTGGCGAGGGCGCTATCTGCGCTTTGCTGGACAGCAGTTCGTGCTGCTCGCGGCGCCCGCGCGCTCGGGCAAGGGCGTCAGCATCGTGATCCCGAACCTGTTGAGTTATACCGATTCGGTTGTGGTGCTCGACATCAAGCGCGAGAACTTTGCGATCACGGCAGGATTCCGGCGCGCGCACGGGCAGGAGGTTTATCTCTTCGACCCGTTCGCGGAAGATGGCCGCACGCACCGGTTCAACCCGCTGTCGGCCATTTCGGATGGCCTGTTTCGCGTCGGCGACATTCTGGCGATCGGCTACGCCCTGTATCCGCCAGGTGGCCACGACGACTTCTGGAAGGACCAGGCACGCAACCTGTTTCTCGGCATCGTCCTGCTGCTCAGTGAGTGGCGTGACGCGCGGCGCACGGGCAGGGGCGAATCCATTCCCGACTATCCCGTCACGATGGGCGAGGTGCTACGGCAGTCGTCGGGCCACGGCATGCCGGTCAAGGCATACCTGCAGCGCGCACTCGTCCAGCATCGCGCTCTGCTGAGCGGTGCGTGCGTCGATGCCCTGAACCGATTCCTGTCAAACGACGACAAGGTGCTGGCGAGCATTCTCGCCACGTTCCACGCAGCGCTCACGATCTGGGCGAATCCCATCGTCGATGCGGCAACGAGCGCCAACGATTTTGACCTGCGCGACGTGCGTCGGCGTCGCATGTCGGTCTATATCGGAGTCACGCCGGATCACCTGTCCGAAGCGGCACTGCTCGTGAATCTTGTGTTCTCGCAGCTCGTCAACCTGAACACAAAACAGTTGCCGGAGTCGGATCCAACCCTGCGGTTCCAATGCCTGCTGCTGCTCGACGAGATGACCGCAATCGGCAAGATCCATATCATCGCGCGCGCCGTGGCCTACATGGCGGGCTACAACCTGCGTCTGCTCTCTGTCGTGCAGTCGATCGCGCAGCTCGAGTCGGTCTATGGCCGGGCCGATGCACGTACCTTCCTCACCAACCACGCGATGCAGATCCTCTACGCGCCGCGTGAGCAGAAAGATGCGAACGACTACTCCGAGATGCTCGGCACCTTCACGGACCAGTCGCGCAGCATCAGCCGCCCGAGCGCGATGTTCGGCGGCGGCGGTGGATCGAGCGAAAGCGTGTCCGAGCAGCGTCGCCCTCTGCTGTTGCCGCAGGAGCTCAAGGAGCTAGGGCGCGACAAGGAAATCATTGTGCTGGAGAACACGAAGCCGATCCTTGCCGACCGGATCTGCTACTGGCGCGATCCGGTTTTCGCTTCGCGGGTCTCCAGTGCACCACCGGTGCCGGCCATGGACCTGGCCCGCTTCACTGCCCAGATCGAACGACGTGTGCGCGAAGTCCGGTCTGACGAGATCGATCCGGACGGTGCAGGTTTCCTTCATCTGTCGGCCGAGTATCTGGAGGTGCTACAGGCGTGGGACCCGCGCGATCTGCCGCCGCGGCTTGCCGACCTCAGTGAGGACGAGGTCGCGAGCTACGTTGAACGGCACTTCATGCTGCTGGGCGTTCCGGCGAAGCGTATCGGGCAGGCAACGCGCCGGTTGTCGGTCGCGGACCTCGACGTCGCAGAGCTGGCGCCGCCCAAGTCCGCGCGAGCCGGGCGCGATCAGGCGAGACGTCCCGGGACGAACACGGCATCGATTGAAGGAGCCCGGCGATGA
- the virB11 gene encoding P-type DNA transfer ATPase VirB11: MIAHADILDRSADAVLARLPEDASVRELMRPFAALLDDADVTELVINRPQRVLTETHLGWHGHDYADLDYERLMSFAVAVATLTNQEVSAQHPVLSALLPGDARIQIVVPPVVPPRTVSVTIRRPSAREKSLDVYRDEGLFDDTVWHRPDGLDTVLPTLRPTDRKLVQCLEERDWCAFFELAVTESLNIVVVGNTGSGKTSFMKSLCRSIPPTERIVTIEDVRELFIRHIENCVHLLYSKGGHGQARVTPADLIASTMRMRPDRVLLAELRGAEAYDFLKLLTTGHAGSITSYHASSATVAIERFALMAKEHPEAAAYDDTALKRLLTLTIDVVAHMEAYPLYDEAGKQVGKRWGMKEVWFDPVRKARTTLS; the protein is encoded by the coding sequence ATGATCGCCCATGCTGACATACTGGATCGATCCGCCGATGCCGTGCTCGCGCGGCTTCCCGAGGACGCATCGGTACGCGAGTTGATGCGGCCGTTTGCGGCGCTGCTCGACGATGCCGACGTGACTGAACTGGTCATCAACCGGCCGCAGCGCGTGCTGACTGAAACCCATCTCGGCTGGCACGGTCACGACTACGCCGATCTCGATTACGAGCGGTTGATGTCGTTCGCGGTCGCTGTCGCAACGCTGACGAACCAGGAGGTATCGGCGCAGCATCCGGTGCTCTCCGCGTTGCTGCCCGGAGATGCACGTATCCAGATCGTGGTACCGCCCGTTGTGCCGCCGCGCACCGTCTCGGTGACGATCCGCCGGCCTTCCGCGCGCGAAAAGAGCCTCGACGTATATCGCGACGAAGGGCTGTTCGACGACACCGTCTGGCACCGCCCGGATGGGCTGGACACGGTGTTGCCGACGCTGCGCCCGACAGACCGGAAGCTCGTGCAGTGCCTCGAAGAGCGGGACTGGTGCGCTTTCTTCGAACTGGCCGTCACCGAGAGCCTGAACATCGTGGTCGTCGGCAATACAGGCTCGGGCAAGACCAGTTTCATGAAGTCGCTCTGCCGCTCGATTCCGCCGACCGAGCGGATCGTAACGATCGAGGATGTCCGGGAACTCTTCATCCGGCATATCGAGAACTGCGTCCATCTGCTGTACAGCAAGGGCGGTCATGGCCAGGCACGCGTGACGCCGGCCGACCTGATCGCGAGCACGATGCGCATGCGCCCGGATCGCGTGCTGCTTGCTGAGCTGCGCGGCGCCGAAGCGTATGACTTCCTGAAGCTGCTGACGACGGGGCATGCCGGATCGATCACGAGCTATCACGCGTCGAGCGCGACGGTCGCGATCGAGCGCTTTGCACTGATGGCCAAGGAGCACCCCGAGGCTGCCGCCTATGACGATACGGCGCTCAAGCGCCTGCTCACCTTGACTATCGACGTGGTCGCGCACATGGAGGCATATCCGCTCTACGACGAGGCGGGCAAACAGGTCGGCAAGCGCTGGGGCATGAAGGAAGTCTGGTTTGATCCGGTGCGCAAGGCGCGCACGACGCTTTCGTGA
- a CDS encoding virB8 family protein — protein sequence MSTGNDYGRVLDIEASLTHLQERSERRAWHVAYGAVGVAVLSVMALAVMVPFYRVVPLPIEVDRLTGESQVIDVLDARHVHTKEIQDKHWVEAYVRERERYDWGLLQMDYDSVLAMSDDVVARDYRGIYSGPDALDRQLGPNTERRVRILSTTLPPDEPGHAVVHIERTTFINGQGNAEPTQRFVVTLAYAYRPPVFTRESVAVANPFGFKVTAYSRDPEYTPPASSASAGGAP from the coding sequence ATGAGCACGGGCAACGACTATGGACGCGTGCTCGACATCGAGGCATCGCTGACGCACCTGCAGGAGCGGTCCGAGCGACGGGCGTGGCACGTGGCCTACGGGGCGGTCGGTGTGGCCGTGCTCAGCGTGATGGCACTGGCCGTCATGGTGCCGTTCTACCGGGTGGTGCCGTTGCCGATCGAGGTCGATCGTCTGACGGGTGAATCGCAGGTGATCGATGTGCTCGATGCGCGTCACGTGCACACGAAGGAAATCCAGGACAAGCATTGGGTTGAAGCGTATGTGCGTGAGCGTGAACGCTATGACTGGGGGCTGCTGCAGATGGACTACGACAGCGTGCTCGCCATGAGCGATGACGTGGTCGCGCGCGATTACCGTGGCATCTACAGCGGTCCGGATGCGCTGGACCGGCAGCTCGGCCCGAACACGGAACGACGCGTGCGGATTCTCTCGACGACGCTGCCGCCCGATGAACCAGGACACGCGGTCGTGCATATCGAGCGTACGACGTTCATAAACGGTCAGGGGAACGCCGAGCCGACGCAGCGGTTCGTCGTTACGTTGGCCTACGCCTACCGGCCGCCGGTTTTCACGCGCGAGAGCGTGGCCGTCGCGAATCCGTTCGGCTTCAAGGTGACGGCTTACAGCCGCGATCCCGAATATACACCGCCGGCTTCATCCGCCAGCGCGGGAGGTGCGCCATGA
- the virB10 gene encoding type IV secretion system protein VirB10, translating into MSDDIRNTIEPDYPSGQHPTGSDRSAVDESGAQVDRGMPTLGQYGGRRPRAWWLTPLVVVLVAGAGAVWTVHTFLARHDAEAKAHRDAVEGTATQGRVFRDAPVAASAASTPIAASAPAAVSVPVIARPPVAVQRAAPARSYYDAPLLANGAATGASGQGGGLTGMLAAEGVAGGAEVASPVAAPGQPLTTSGQGGIGALAQALTPTATPRARAGVLGDRSLVLAEGAKIDCAGDTAFDSTEAGLSTCTVTKNVYSDDGRVVLIERGSQINSQYRSNLSPGQKRTFILAARIETPHGVTVEIDAPAADALGRMGIDGYVDNHWGQRIGAAMMLGITQDAIGYLATRGGNSNGSVVYENTQQQGNDMATRVLNSTINIPPTLTQNQGAEFTIVVARDLDFGTVYALQPERAP; encoded by the coding sequence ATGAGTGACGATATCCGCAACACGATTGAACCGGATTACCCGTCCGGCCAGCATCCGACCGGATCTGACCGCAGTGCTGTCGACGAGTCCGGAGCGCAGGTCGACCGAGGCATGCCGACACTCGGGCAGTACGGGGGCAGACGACCGCGCGCCTGGTGGTTGACACCGCTTGTCGTCGTCCTGGTGGCCGGCGCCGGTGCGGTCTGGACGGTTCACACGTTCCTCGCACGCCACGACGCGGAAGCGAAAGCGCATCGCGACGCGGTCGAGGGCACGGCGACTCAGGGGCGTGTTTTCAGGGACGCGCCAGTGGCCGCAAGCGCGGCGTCGACACCCATCGCGGCAAGTGCACCTGCCGCGGTCTCGGTGCCGGTCATTGCTCGCCCTCCTGTTGCGGTTCAGCGCGCGGCACCGGCCCGCAGTTACTACGATGCGCCGTTACTCGCGAACGGTGCCGCAACTGGGGCGAGTGGTCAGGGTGGAGGCCTGACTGGCATGCTCGCTGCGGAGGGTGTTGCTGGGGGCGCCGAAGTGGCCTCGCCAGTGGCGGCGCCCGGCCAGCCGTTGACAACCTCGGGCCAGGGCGGGATTGGTGCACTTGCCCAGGCGTTGACCCCGACCGCCACGCCGCGGGCGCGTGCTGGTGTACTTGGCGATCGCAGCCTGGTTCTCGCGGAGGGCGCGAAGATCGATTGCGCAGGCGACACCGCGTTCGATTCGACGGAAGCGGGGCTGTCGACCTGCACGGTAACGAAGAACGTTTATTCCGATGACGGGCGGGTCGTGCTGATCGAGCGCGGTTCACAGATCAACAGCCAGTATCGCTCGAACCTGTCACCCGGACAGAAACGGACCTTCATTCTTGCGGCCCGCATCGAGACGCCCCACGGTGTGACCGTCGAGATCGACGCGCCAGCGGCCGACGCACTCGGCCGCATGGGGATTGACGGCTACGTCGACAACCACTGGGGGCAGCGCATCGGCGCTGCGATGATGCTGGGCATCACCCAGGACGCGATCGGCTATCTGGCCACACGCGGTGGTAACAGCAATGGGTCCGTCGTCTACGAGAACACACAGCAGCAGGGCAACGACATGGCGACGCGGGTGCTCAACAGCACGATCAATATTCCGCCGACGCTGACGCAGAACCAGGGCGCCGAATTTACCATTGTCGTTGCGCGCGATCTGGATTTCGGGACGGTCTATGCGCTTCAGCCGGAGCGTGCGCCATGA